The genomic DNA CATCGACCATTATTTTACCAAAGCGCAACCTTTTCTAGATGCTAAAACACAAACAACACCCAGTTACTTTGTTGCCAGCGATGAGCATTACCGCTTGTATCATCAAATAGAATATCGCCCTAATCGCTTAGTTATTTACCCCGGCAATTTGCTTCATTCAACCTTGGTTAATCCACTCACCGACATAGATGCTAACCCCAGTTCAGGGCGACTCACCGCCAATATTTTTATTCAGTTTGCATAACCTCAGCGCAGAATAATATTTGGAATAATGTCCTGTTATCAAACAGTTCTTTATCCCGCTGGCGGCGTAGTATTGACTTGCTGTGACTCATTTTATGGTGTTTTGTGGAGCGGTTAACGCATCATCTCGCAAAATAATTTCATTTAAATGAGCGTGATATAAATCGCCATCACCATTTTGGACGTTGAAAGCTGGATGTTGAAAGCTGGATGTTGAAAGCTAAATATTGAAAGCCGGATTTTGGACGCTGGAACATAAAGTGGCAAACGGCGCGGTTACATTGTTGGCTGAGCGGCGGGATCGACTCAAGTTGATTTTTGACTCTGAGTTGCATTTGCGAAGGCGATAATGGCTAACTCTGGGCAAAGGCGATTAATGCGAGTTAACCGTTAGCGCCAACAGGACTAAATATACCCAGCGCCGTTTTTATTGTTAGTGAGCGTTTTTATTATGTAGAAGTTAAACGGCACTCAATATTGCGAAGATTTACCACTGAATTTTATTTGCCATTGATTTAGGGGTTGCTCGTGCCATTAGGGATTAGCGCCAATAAATGTCATCAATAACTGACTAAGCTGATGTGCTTCAGTTAGGTTTTTCGACTCAGTCAGTATATGTATGACACATTCAGCAGTACATAATCCGCCTTCAATTTGATTGCGTCTTAACGGATATATCGACTTGGACGTGCCCACCAAGGACACTTTAGCGAGTGCTTTTAAATAAGGGCTTTGATTAAACATCTTGCGCGCTTCTTGCCATGTTGCATCAATGATGACTAAATACTCATATGACGGTTGATGTAACGGCTGATCTACCCGCGAAGGTACCTCAACATTAGCCAATGTGTCAGCACTTGGAAACACTAAGCCCACTTTACCGGCTTCTATCGCACTCAATAATGCAGCATCTGGCTGTTTACGATGCCACTCAACCACACGAACACGTTCGCCCAGCACTTTTGTTACCAACTGCCCAGTATTATTGGCTCGCAACACTTCTCGAGGATGGGTCAACAAAATGATATTCACAACAATACTTAATCCACACAATGATCTAAGCCAGAAATGTAACACACTCATGCAAAAACGATAACGATAACGATACCCAAACGACCTCGAAAGGCAGTATTGAGCATGTCGACAGGATAGATCCCTAGGAATAGAGCGCCTATAGCGGCTAGAGCGACCTTCGGTTTGCTAGGTTCTAGTGACAGCTTCGCTGCTAAGATTTTATAGCCTCTAGCCGCGCAGCGTCCTAGCATCTAGGCCTTTTGCTTCGCTTTTAGCCTATATCTTAACGTTAGATGTATACCGTCAGCACAAGGTTCCATTGTGACCTTAGCTTTAGTACCTTAAAAGCAACAATTTAGGATATAATCCCATCCCTTAACCCAAGTTGAAGTGAGTTAATGATATTCCAGCAAGTTATCGGGCTATTTTTCACCATGCTCATTTTAGCGATGGTCCCCGGTCCGGCGGTTTTTGCGGTGGTGTCGCGCTCATTCTCAAATGGGTTTACACATGGGGCTGCGATG from Shewanella psychromarinicola includes the following:
- a CDS encoding tRNA-uridine aminocarboxypropyltransferase, with the translated sequence MNIILLTHPREVLRANNTGQLVTKVLGERVRVVEWHRKQPDAALLSAIEAGKVGLVFPSADTLANVEVPSRVDQPLHQPSYEYLVIIDATWQEARKMFNQSPYLKALAKVSLVGTSKSIYPLRRNQIEGGLCTAECVIHILTESKNLTEAHQLSQLLMTFIGANP